A window of the Parabacteroides merdae ATCC 43184 genome harbors these coding sequences:
- a CDS encoding MATE family efflux transporter, whose protein sequence is MMQLSVYKEHYKETIRLGVPIMLGQLGIIVVGFADNIMVGHHSTAELAAASFVNNFFNLVFIAGMGFSYGLTPIIGGYFAQKEYAKAGETLKNSLCINLIVGLLLSLCMLTLLLNIHILKQPEELMPYIVPYYILQLFSVIFAMLFNSFKQFSDGTTDTVTPMCVMLGANVLNIIGNYLLIYGNFGCPELGLTGAGISTLASRILTFGIFCVLFAKHSRYKLYREGFKKGTVNRANIGNLVRLGLPVGFQMGVETGSFSLSVIMMGWLGSTALAAHQVAGVITTLGFMVYYGIAAAVTIRVSNFRGRNDWPAIRHASFAGLHLVMGTAAIVVLLIGIFRNIMGYIITPEKEVVELVALLAWSVILYQAGDGLQILFANALRGISDVKYMAYMAFFCHFGLALPIGYLCGFTFGWGAIGIWCGFPISLTTLGLLLWRRFNRLTIKK, encoded by the coding sequence ATGATGCAACTTTCGGTTTACAAGGAACATTACAAAGAAACGATACGCCTGGGTGTCCCGATCATGTTGGGACAGCTGGGCATTATTGTTGTAGGCTTTGCCGACAACATCATGGTCGGGCATCACAGTACGGCCGAGCTGGCTGCCGCCTCGTTTGTCAACAACTTCTTCAACCTCGTGTTCATCGCAGGGATGGGATTTTCCTATGGACTGACTCCCATCATCGGAGGGTATTTTGCGCAGAAAGAATATGCAAAGGCAGGCGAGACACTGAAAAACAGCCTTTGTATCAACCTCATCGTGGGATTGTTACTCAGCCTCTGCATGTTGACACTGCTTCTGAACATCCATATCCTGAAGCAGCCGGAAGAGTTGATGCCCTATATCGTGCCTTACTATATCCTGCAACTCTTCTCGGTCATTTTCGCCATGCTGTTCAACTCGTTCAAGCAGTTCAGCGACGGCACGACAGACACGGTCACCCCGATGTGCGTCATGTTAGGAGCCAACGTGCTCAACATCATCGGGAACTACTTGCTTATATACGGCAACTTCGGATGCCCTGAACTTGGGCTTACCGGAGCCGGTATCTCGACACTCGCCAGCCGTATCCTGACATTCGGGATATTCTGCGTCCTGTTTGCCAAGCATTCCCGTTACAAACTTTACAGGGAAGGGTTCAAGAAAGGGACAGTCAACCGGGCGAACATAGGCAACCTGGTCCGCCTCGGCCTGCCGGTCGGCTTCCAGATGGGAGTCGAGACAGGCTCGTTTAGTCTGAGTGTCATCATGATGGGGTGGCTGGGAAGCACGGCACTCGCCGCCCACCAAGTGGCAGGCGTGATCACCACGCTCGGCTTCATGGTCTATTACGGCATAGCGGCGGCGGTTACCATACGGGTAAGCAACTTCCGGGGCCGGAACGACTGGCCTGCCATACGGCACGCATCTTTTGCCGGCCTGCATCTGGTCATGGGGACGGCAGCCATCGTTGTTCTCCTGATCGGGATTTTCCGTAACATCATGGGATATATCATCACTCCGGAAAAAGAGGTGGTCGAACTGGTCGCCCTGCTCGCCTGGTCAGTGATCCTGTATCAGGCAGGCGACGGGCTGCAAATCCTCTTCGCCAACGCTCTGCGAGGCATCTCGGATGTCAAATACATGGCTTATATGGCTTTCTTCTGCCACTTCGGACTGGCACTTCCCATCGGTTACCTGTGCGGGTTCACTTTTGGTTGGGGAGCCATCGGCATCTGGTGCGGCTTCCCGATCAGCCTGACCACGCTCGGACTGTTACTTTGGAGACGTTTCAATCGATTGACAATAAAAAAATAG
- a CDS encoding peptidylprolyl isomerase, with the protein MKKLFAICLVALSALISVHLQAQEVETLVLIDTDMGKIKVKLFNDTPQHRDNFIKNVKEHRYDGLLFHRVIKQFMVQAGDINSKDAPMEQHLGDGDLDYTIPAEIVYPKYFHKRGMFAAARTGDEENPERASSATQFYIVTGKFFTEMELDKMEKEQGITFTPEQRQAYMLEGGTPHLDGKYTIFGEVVSGMKAVDKIQFTETNADDRPVKNIKIKSMKIVNK; encoded by the coding sequence ATGAAAAAGCTGTTTGCTATATGTTTAGTGGCCCTCTCGGCTCTGATATCCGTCCATTTGCAAGCGCAAGAGGTTGAAACGCTGGTACTGATCGACACCGATATGGGAAAGATCAAAGTGAAACTTTTTAACGACACGCCCCAACATCGTGATAATTTTATCAAAAATGTGAAGGAACACCGCTATGACGGACTGTTGTTCCACCGTGTCATCAAACAATTCATGGTACAGGCAGGCGACATTAATTCCAAAGACGCCCCGATGGAACAGCACTTAGGTGACGGAGATCTGGACTACACCATTCCGGCAGAGATCGTCTACCCGAAGTATTTCCATAAACGCGGCATGTTCGCCGCCGCCCGTACAGGCGACGAAGAGAACCCCGAACGCGCCTCGTCGGCCACCCAGTTCTATATCGTAACCGGCAAGTTCTTTACGGAAATGGAGCTAGACAAGATGGAGAAGGAACAAGGCATCACCTTCACCCCCGAACAACGCCAAGCCTATATGCTGGAAGGAGGCACGCCCCACCTGGACGGTAAATACACGATTTTCGGCGAAGTCGTAAGCGGCATGAAAGCAGTCGACAAGATCCAGTTCACCGAAACGAACGCAGACGACCGTCCTGTCAAGAACATCAAAATCAAGTCAATGAAGATAGTCAACAAATAA
- a CDS encoding peptidylprolyl isomerase, with product METKETLVVMDTTLGKIKFKLYNDTPQHRDNFIKLAKAGQYDGLLFHRVIKDFMVQGGDVTSKDAPMNKQLGAGDLGYTIPAEFNYPQYFHKKGALCAARTGDEVNPEKASSASQFYIVTGKKYSEAELGQMEKQMEGRLKQAIFNRLQTENKSKIMELYRSGNKEELAVLRDTLIGKTELEAEKRKDETKMPSELRETYKTIGGVPFLDNQYTVYGEVVEGLDVVDAIQQVKTNKQDRPTENVVIKSVEVLE from the coding sequence ATGGAAACAAAAGAAACATTAGTGGTGATGGACACCACACTCGGAAAGATAAAATTCAAATTATACAACGATACACCTCAGCACCGCGACAATTTCATCAAGCTGGCAAAAGCCGGACAATACGACGGCCTGCTGTTCCACCGCGTCATCAAAGACTTTATGGTACAAGGTGGCGATGTCACTTCCAAAGACGCCCCGATGAACAAGCAGTTAGGAGCCGGCGACTTGGGCTATACCATTCCGGCAGAGTTCAACTATCCCCAATATTTCCATAAAAAGGGAGCCTTGTGCGCCGCCCGCACCGGAGACGAAGTGAACCCGGAAAAAGCATCGTCAGCCTCACAGTTCTATATCGTCACAGGCAAGAAATATTCGGAAGCCGAACTCGGCCAGATGGAAAAGCAGATGGAAGGACGCCTGAAACAGGCCATCTTCAACCGCCTCCAGACAGAGAACAAGTCCAAGATCATGGAACTCTACCGCAGCGGCAATAAAGAAGAGCTCGCCGTGCTCCGCGACACCCTGATCGGCAAGACCGAACTGGAGGCCGAAAAGCGTAAAGACGAGACGAAGATGCCTTCCGAACTGCGCGAGACCTACAAGACGATCGGCGGCGTGCCCTTCCTTGACAACCAGTACACCGTCTACGGCGAAGTGGTGGAAGGACTGGACGTAGTAGACGCGATCCAACAAGTAAAGACAAATAAGCAAGACCGCCCGACGGAAAATGTAGTAATTAAGTCGGTAGAGGTTTTGGAATGA
- a CDS encoding SusC/RagA family TonB-linked outer membrane protein → MKRFFWVLFVMSLWGHLLMAQEKAVSGIVVSTEDGLPMIGVAVVDKQTMNGVTTNEKGEFSMTVSPRTKTLHLSYLGYKTKEVTISGRSMKIEMEPDMVAIDEVMVVAYGTGKKSTFTGSASVVKKESLEKIKASNVTQALQGQSSGVQVLNNSGEPGEDATIMIRGIGSMNASSSPLYVVDGTAYDGYLNAINPNDIESMTILKDASATALYGSRAANGVVMITTRKGASEKGQINFRSTWGFSSLAVGLPDQLSPDQLSQLTWRALYNGYLDSGYRDEDSRSYASYYVMGEFGNNPYNIDMPVGTDGKMDPDAKLNYWGDWRNALLKSRLRQEYTIDFSGKNKKADYFISAGYLNDKGVFSIQRFERYSTRANLNYNVNKWLKVGTNISLSHSVREGSASDQTVWLLRTMPTVYPIYEWDSATNAYRLDKNGNRIFDYGNYRTSWSGTNPLADDTYNKSPWTHDDVSNRTYFEITFIPGLKWRTNFSVDFYQYNYDGYVNSEYGFAAGYKGSAYKESDRNLSYTINNLVTYEKSFGDHSLSVLLGQEAYALEYKLLSAEKQGFPFPGVTEIGSAAVMSSMNSYTDKYRLLSWLSRVEYDYKDRYYISGSFRTDGSSRFHPDNRWGQFWSLGGSWRISNEEFMKPYSSWLDNLKLKASYGAVGNDNLGTYYAYQGLYATGMNNYRDPGVMVSRLSNKDLKWETNLQFNVGLDFAVFNKLSGSVEWFSRKSKDLLFTLPMAPSTGMSGIDRNIGDVKNQGVEFSLNYAAISNKDFKWTIDLNGTSYKNRITKLPQAEVNAGVFKWREGESRYNFWGIEYAGVNPETGNDQYWKTIYETNDKGEKVVKERVKTENYNEVTSDSQQKYLGDAIPKLFGGFTNNFSYKGIDLSFMIYYSIGGKLYDSDYAQSMYYRRGYSMHPDMLDSWTPENPNAEFPRLTTYYNYANYMSSYTSKFIFNNSFARLRNMTLGYTLPKNFTKKFQVNSLRLFVQGDNLVTIGSAARRGTDPEQSISGTTANRFPVTKSVSFGLQLNL, encoded by the coding sequence ATGAAAAGGTTCTTTTGGGTTCTTTTTGTGATGTCCTTATGGGGACATTTGCTGATGGCGCAGGAAAAGGCTGTGTCAGGTATCGTAGTTTCTACCGAAGACGGCTTGCCGATGATCGGGGTGGCTGTCGTAGACAAGCAGACGATGAATGGCGTAACCACCAACGAAAAAGGAGAGTTTTCGATGACCGTTTCTCCTCGTACGAAAACACTGCATCTCTCTTACTTGGGATATAAGACAAAGGAAGTCACCATTTCCGGCCGTAGCATGAAGATCGAAATGGAGCCGGACATGGTAGCTATCGACGAGGTGATGGTTGTTGCTTATGGTACAGGAAAGAAGTCGACCTTTACAGGATCGGCCAGCGTGGTCAAAAAAGAATCGCTGGAGAAGATCAAAGCATCCAATGTAACCCAGGCTTTGCAAGGGCAAAGCAGCGGTGTGCAGGTGTTGAACAATTCCGGTGAGCCGGGCGAAGATGCGACGATCATGATCCGTGGTATCGGTTCCATGAACGCATCCAGCTCTCCGCTTTATGTGGTCGACGGAACGGCTTATGACGGATACCTGAATGCTATCAACCCGAACGACATCGAGTCCATGACTATTCTGAAAGATGCCTCGGCCACCGCTTTGTACGGCTCTCGCGCAGCCAATGGGGTCGTGATGATCACAACGCGTAAGGGCGCAAGCGAGAAAGGGCAGATCAATTTCCGTTCAACTTGGGGATTCTCCAGTTTGGCTGTAGGGTTGCCGGATCAACTGTCACCAGACCAACTATCGCAATTGACTTGGCGTGCTTTGTATAATGGCTATCTGGATTCAGGTTATCGGGACGAAGATTCCCGTTCCTATGCGTCTTATTATGTGATGGGTGAGTTCGGTAATAACCCTTATAACATTGATATGCCGGTCGGGACAGATGGGAAGATGGATCCCGATGCCAAGTTGAATTATTGGGGAGATTGGAGAAACGCTTTGTTGAAATCCCGTCTGCGTCAGGAATATACGATAGACTTCAGTGGTAAGAATAAAAAAGCCGACTACTTTATATCAGCCGGTTACCTGAACGATAAAGGTGTATTTTCTATCCAGCGTTTCGAACGCTATTCAACACGGGCAAACTTGAATTATAATGTAAACAAATGGTTGAAGGTCGGAACCAACATCAGTTTGTCTCATAGCGTGCGCGAAGGGTCTGCCAGTGATCAGACTGTATGGCTTTTGCGTACGATGCCGACAGTGTATCCTATTTATGAATGGGACAGTGCGACGAATGCCTACAGATTGGACAAGAACGGCAATCGTATTTTTGACTACGGAAACTACCGTACATCCTGGAGTGGGACTAACCCGTTGGCTGATGATACCTATAACAAGTCTCCTTGGACACATGACGATGTTTCCAATCGTACCTATTTTGAAATAACATTCATCCCGGGATTGAAGTGGCGTACCAATTTCAGCGTGGATTTTTATCAGTATAATTATGATGGCTATGTAAACAGCGAATATGGCTTTGCTGCCGGTTATAAAGGTTCAGCCTATAAGGAAAGTGACCGGAATCTTTCTTATACGATCAACAACCTGGTGACTTATGAGAAATCTTTCGGGGATCATTCTTTGTCCGTTTTATTGGGACAGGAAGCCTATGCCTTGGAATATAAGTTGTTATCTGCCGAAAAGCAGGGATTTCCTTTTCCTGGTGTTACGGAGATCGGTTCGGCAGCCGTGATGAGCAGCATGAATTCTTACACCGACAAATACCGTCTGTTAAGCTGGTTGAGCCGTGTCGAATATGATTATAAAGACCGTTATTACATTTCCGGTAGCTTCCGTACGGACGGCTCTTCCCGTTTTCATCCCGATAATCGTTGGGGGCAATTCTGGTCTTTAGGTGGTTCATGGAGAATATCCAATGAAGAATTCATGAAACCTTATAGTTCCTGGTTGGATAATTTGAAACTGAAAGCCAGTTATGGTGCTGTCGGTAATGATAACTTGGGGACTTATTATGCTTATCAAGGTTTGTATGCGACAGGCATGAACAACTACCGGGATCCAGGTGTTATGGTCAGCCGTTTGTCAAACAAGGATTTGAAATGGGAGACGAATTTGCAGTTCAATGTCGGGTTGGATTTTGCCGTGTTCAATAAGCTGAGCGGTAGTGTCGAGTGGTTCAGCCGTAAGTCTAAAGACCTGTTGTTTACATTGCCGATGGCTCCGTCTACCGGCATGAGCGGTATTGACCGTAATATCGGTGACGTTAAGAACCAGGGTGTCGAATTCTCTTTGAATTATGCTGCCATATCCAATAAAGATTTTAAATGGACCATCGATTTGAACGGGACATCTTATAAGAACCGTATAACCAAGTTGCCGCAGGCCGAAGTCAATGCCGGTGTCTTCAAATGGCGTGAAGGTGAATCCCGCTATAATTTCTGGGGAATCGAGTATGCAGGTGTGAACCCTGAAACCGGAAACGACCAATATTGGAAAACGATTTACGAAACAAACGACAAAGGAGAAAAAGTCGTGAAGGAACGGGTAAAGACCGAAAATTATAATGAGGTGACAAGCGACAGCCAGCAGAAATATCTGGGCGATGCCATTCCAAAATTGTTTGGAGGCTTTACCAATAACTTCTCATATAAAGGCATCGACCTTTCTTTCATGATCTATTACAGTATCGGCGGCAAGCTGTATGACAGCGACTATGCGCAATCCATGTATTACCGGAGAGGCTATAGCATGCACCCGGATATGTTGGATTCTTGGACTCCTGAAAATCCGAATGCCGAGTTCCCTCGCTTGACCACCTACTATAATTATGCGAATTATATGAGTTCCTATACTTCCAAATTTATTTTCAACAACTCTTTTGCGAGGTTGAGGAATATGACGTTGGGATACACGTTGCCTAAAAATTTCACGAAGAAGTTCCAGGTCAATTCATTACGCTTGTTCGTCCAGGGGGATAACTTGGTTACGATTGGTAGTGCAGCCCGTCGTGGTACGGACCCGGAACAAAGCATATCCGGAACGACCGCCAACCGGTTCCCGGTGACGAAGTCCGTTTCATTCGGTCTGCAACTTAATTTGTAA
- a CDS encoding fructose-bisphosphatase class III, translating to MTKDITAEHVLNDLRYLTLLARSFPTVADASTEIINLEAILNLPKGTEHFLSDIHGEHQAFNHVLKNASGAIKRKVNEIFSNTLRDFEKKELCTLIYYPEQKLELIRQREKDLDDWYLITLNQLVRVCRNVSSKYTRSKVRKALPKEFSYIIQELLHESSDEPNKSAYVDQIINTIISTGRANDFIIAMCNLIQRLTIDLLHIIGDIYDRGPGAHIIMDTLCNYHNFDIQWGNHDILWMGAAAGNAGSIANVIRMCMRYGNLATLEDGYGINLLPLATFAMEVYGDDPCELFIPRTNASDATFDEKTTQLIARMHKAITIIQFKLEGEIIRRRPEFGMDDRLLLHHIDLHRGTIRIEGKEYELKDKNWPTLNAKDPYALSIEEEELMRRIKHSFECSEKLKKHMRCLFTHGSMYQVCNSNLLFHASVPMNPDGTLKAIRIEGTEYKGKALLDKVDQLVRTAYFDADDSPEKDFAMDYIWYLWEGKDSPLFDKSRMATFERCFIDDKSVQKEEKGAYYSLREEESVCDMLLDEFGVTGRHRHIINGHVPVRSIKGENPIKANGKLLVIDGGFSKAYHPETGIAGYTLVYHSRGFQLVQHEPFLSTDQAIKEGKDIRSTTIVVELNSHRQMVKDTDKGADLQQQIHDLEKLLYAFRNGFIKEKERYK from the coding sequence ATGACTAAAGATATAACAGCAGAACACGTATTAAACGACCTGCGCTACCTGACGCTGCTGGCACGCAGCTTTCCGACGGTGGCAGACGCCAGCACGGAAATCATCAACCTGGAGGCCATCCTGAACCTGCCGAAAGGGACGGAGCATTTCCTGTCCGACATCCACGGCGAGCACCAGGCTTTCAACCATGTGCTGAAAAATGCCTCCGGTGCGATCAAGCGCAAAGTGAACGAGATATTCAGCAACACGCTGCGCGACTTCGAGAAGAAGGAGCTTTGCACGCTGATCTACTATCCGGAACAAAAACTGGAACTGATCCGGCAACGCGAAAAAGACCTGGACGACTGGTATCTGATCACACTGAACCAACTGGTACGCGTCTGCCGGAACGTTTCGTCCAAATACACGCGCTCGAAAGTGCGCAAGGCCCTGCCGAAGGAGTTCTCCTACATCATCCAGGAACTGCTCCACGAGTCGAGCGACGAGCCGAACAAGTCCGCCTATGTGGACCAGATCATCAACACGATCATCTCGACCGGCCGGGCCAATGACTTCATCATCGCCATGTGCAACCTGATCCAACGCCTGACGATCGACCTGCTGCACATCATCGGCGACATCTACGACCGCGGGCCGGGCGCCCACATCATCATGGACACGCTTTGCAACTACCATAACTTCGACATCCAGTGGGGCAACCACGACATCCTCTGGATGGGGGCCGCCGCCGGCAACGCGGGGAGCATCGCCAACGTGATCCGCATGTGCATGCGCTACGGCAATCTGGCAACCCTTGAAGACGGCTATGGCATCAACCTCCTGCCCTTGGCGACATTCGCCATGGAAGTCTATGGAGACGACCCCTGCGAACTGTTCATCCCGCGTACGAACGCGTCGGATGCGACCTTCGATGAAAAGACAACCCAACTGATCGCCCGCATGCACAAGGCGATCACGATCATACAGTTCAAGCTGGAAGGCGAGATCATCCGTCGCCGTCCGGAATTCGGGATGGACGACCGCCTGTTGCTCCACCATATCGACCTCCACCGCGGGACGATCCGTATCGAAGGAAAGGAATACGAGTTGAAAGACAAGAACTGGCCGACTCTCAATGCCAAGGACCCCTATGCCCTTTCGATCGAAGAAGAAGAACTGATGCGGCGCATCAAGCACTCGTTCGAATGTAGCGAGAAACTGAAAAAGCACATGCGCTGTCTGTTCACGCACGGCAGCATGTACCAGGTCTGCAACTCCAACCTGCTCTTCCACGCCTCCGTCCCGATGAACCCGGACGGCACGCTCAAGGCGATCCGTATCGAAGGAACGGAATATAAGGGCAAAGCCCTGCTGGATAAAGTGGACCAGCTGGTGCGCACCGCCTATTTCGATGCCGACGACAGCCCGGAGAAGGACTTCGCGATGGATTACATCTGGTATCTTTGGGAAGGCAAGGACTCCCCTCTCTTCGACAAGAGCCGGATGGCGACTTTCGAACGCTGCTTCATCGACGACAAATCGGTGCAGAAGGAGGAAAAAGGCGCCTACTATTCCCTCCGGGAAGAAGAATCGGTCTGCGACATGCTGCTGGACGAGTTCGGCGTCACCGGCCGGCACCGCCACATCATCAACGGACATGTCCCCGTACGCTCCATCAAAGGCGAGAACCCGATCAAGGCAAACGGGAAACTGCTTGTCATCGACGGCGGCTTCTCCAAAGCCTACCACCCGGAGACAGGCATTGCAGGTTATACCCTGGTCTACCATTCGCGCGGCTTCCAGCTTGTACAGCACGAACCGTTCCTGTCGACCGACCAGGCCATCAAGGAGGGCAAAGACATCCGTTCGACCACCATCGTCGTCGAACTGAACTCCCACCGCCAGATGGTCAAGGACACAGACAAGGGGGCGGACCTGCAACAACAGATCCATGATCTCGAAAAACTCCTTTACGCGTTCCGCAACGGGTTTATCAAGGAAAAAGAGCGTTATAAATAA
- a CDS encoding DMT family transporter, giving the protein MNSEKLKGHILILITNILFAVNMPISKYLLPAHVPPEGLTIMRMAFACVMFWIVSLFTVKEKVPLKDLGMLFVCALCGVGINQGLFIVGLNRSSPVDASIIATAVPIFVLLLAAVILKEPITRKKSFGVFMGVSGGLLLVFSSTHAIDSISSLDGDMMMIVSGLMYAIYLVLSKPLSLRYSSVTMMKWMFLFTTLTLVPFTFRHVLDAPAFHREVWDFTELGAIFYVLFGATFLPYLLIPMSLKRIRPTTVSMYNYVQPIVASFIAVMIGQDTLSWQKVLSAVLVFTGVYLVTQSKSREDMEKGKR; this is encoded by the coding sequence ATGAACAGCGAGAAACTGAAAGGTCACATCCTGATATTGATAACCAATATCCTGTTTGCCGTCAACATGCCGATATCCAAATATCTGCTGCCGGCACACGTTCCCCCCGAAGGTCTTACGATCATGCGCATGGCTTTCGCCTGTGTGATGTTCTGGATCGTGTCTCTCTTCACGGTAAAAGAGAAAGTGCCGTTGAAAGACTTGGGGATGCTTTTTGTATGCGCCCTTTGCGGAGTGGGAATCAATCAGGGATTGTTCATCGTCGGGCTGAACCGTTCTTCTCCAGTCGACGCCTCCATCATCGCCACCGCCGTGCCGATCTTCGTCCTGCTGCTGGCCGCCGTCATACTGAAGGAGCCGATCACCCGGAAGAAGTCGTTCGGTGTGTTCATGGGGGTCAGTGGCGGCCTGCTGCTTGTCTTCAGCTCCACGCATGCCATCGACAGCATCAGCAGCCTCGACGGTGACATGATGATGATCGTCAGCGGGTTGATGTATGCCATCTACCTGGTTCTGTCGAAACCGCTCTCCCTGCGCTATTCATCGGTCACGATGATGAAATGGATGTTCCTCTTCACGACACTGACGCTGGTCCCCTTCACCTTCCGGCATGTGCTCGACGCTCCCGCTTTCCACCGGGAGGTTTGGGACTTCACGGAACTGGGCGCGATCTTCTACGTCCTCTTCGGGGCGACGTTCCTCCCCTACCTGCTCATCCCGATGTCGTTGAAGAGAATCCGCCCGACAACAGTCAGCATGTACAACTACGTGCAGCCGATCGTCGCCTCGTTCATTGCCGTCATGATCGGCCAGGACACCCTTTCCTGGCAGAAAGTCCTGTCGGCTGTCTTGGTCTTCACAGGTGTTTATCTCGTGACACAGAGCAAAAGCCGGGAAGACATGGAGAAAGGGAAACGATGA
- a CDS encoding RagB/SusD family nutrient uptake outer membrane protein, with amino-acid sequence MKSKNYILSVLAIGLMTGSMVSCSDFLDTKPSTSVDDTDVFQTTSGAQSALNGCYYQMRAYGSGGANRGDDYGIPSIQMISDMCGEDVMNNGSGWYLYNYNYWGETQANIFRTDQLWTFHYRLVNNLNSVITYVDDSEGEDMDKQYIKGQALALRGWAYFDLARLYQQTYAIAKDMPGVPIYTEPTVDGTQGKPRGTLEETYQQILSDLTTAESMLEGFVRSSSYPNVFDQTVVQGVLSQVYQVMNNWAKSEEYAKKVLAVYPLTTAEEYANGFNDHLTKSWIWGIKQTEEQNMGDYSPFAMWYNGDRKCWTFAGFILSDQFVDLFDEDDIRFKQFENWSTGSGQTKKEFWISHKFRDNEDCRGSMVVMRSDEMLLNAAEACAHQGKDTEAKALLWQLQDLRNAKRTEASGDELIEAILKERRKELYGEGFSLFDMLRTQKGLERTGNHMDWGGLITLPAKSWRFIFQLPGAEMKNNKSLVDEIWPAGDQNPFDGVYEP; translated from the coding sequence ATGAAATCAAAGAACTATATATTGTCGGTTTTGGCTATAGGTCTCATGACGGGAAGTATGGTTTCCTGTAGTGATTTTTTGGATACGAAACCATCGACATCTGTCGATGATACGGATGTCTTTCAAACAACTTCCGGCGCACAGTCTGCTTTGAATGGTTGTTACTATCAAATGCGTGCCTATGGTAGCGGGGGAGCTAACCGGGGTGACGACTACGGTATACCTTCTATCCAGATGATTTCGGACATGTGCGGTGAAGATGTGATGAATAATGGTAGTGGATGGTATTTATATAACTATAATTATTGGGGAGAAACTCAAGCTAATATATTCCGTACAGATCAGTTGTGGACCTTCCATTACCGGTTGGTCAATAACTTGAATTCCGTAATCACTTATGTCGATGATTCGGAAGGCGAAGATATGGATAAGCAATATATCAAAGGGCAGGCTTTGGCTTTGCGCGGATGGGCCTATTTCGATTTGGCCCGCTTGTATCAGCAGACTTATGCTATCGCAAAGGACATGCCGGGAGTTCCTATTTATACGGAACCGACTGTAGACGGTACACAAGGTAAACCGCGTGGAACGTTGGAAGAAACCTATCAGCAGATCTTGTCAGACCTGACGACTGCCGAATCGATGTTGGAGGGCTTTGTTCGTAGTTCCAGCTATCCGAACGTGTTTGACCAAACGGTTGTACAAGGTGTTTTGTCTCAAGTCTATCAAGTAATGAATAACTGGGCGAAATCGGAAGAATATGCTAAAAAGGTGCTGGCGGTTTATCCTTTGACGACTGCAGAAGAGTATGCAAATGGATTTAATGACCATCTTACCAAATCTTGGATTTGGGGAATTAAACAGACGGAAGAGCAGAATATGGGCGACTATTCTCCTTTTGCTATGTGGTACAACGGTGATCGTAAATGTTGGACTTTTGCAGGCTTTATCCTCTCTGATCAGTTTGTGGATTTGTTTGACGAAGATGATATTCGCTTCAAACAGTTCGAGAATTGGTCTACGGGTTCTGGCCAGACGAAAAAAGAATTCTGGATTTCTCATAAGTTCAGGGATAATGAGGACTGCCGCGGATCGATGGTTGTCATGCGTTCCGACGAAATGTTGCTGAATGCGGCGGAAGCTTGTGCGCACCAGGGAAAAGATACGGAAGCGAAAGCGCTATTGTGGCAGCTTCAGGACTTGCGTAATGCCAAGCGTACGGAAGCAAGTGGCGATGAACTGATCGAAGCTATTTTAAAAGAAAGAAGAAAAGAACTCTATGGAGAAGGTTTTTCTTTGTTTGATATGCTTCGGACGCAGAAGGGCCTGGAACGAACCGGTAACCATATGGACTGGGGGGGCTTGATCACGTTGCCCGCCAAATCATGGCGTTTCATCTTCCAGTTGCCGGGAGCCGAAATGAAGAACAACAAATCTTTAGTCGATGAAATCTGGCCGGCCGGTGACCAGAATCCGTTTGACGGGGTCTATGAACCGTGA